Below is a genomic region from Solidesulfovibrio fructosivorans JJ].
ATCACGGCTTCGGCCCGGGGCGCGCCCCATGTTTTGACCAGCAACCGATACGCGCCCGCGAAGACGGCGAGCACGAGGAACGTGGGCAAAAGGCCCCGGGTGATCCAGGCGCTGCCGGACGGCCCGGCGGCGACCGGCAGGAAATTGTCCAGCAGGATGACCCCGGTGGTGAGCAGCAGGCCGGCCGCGAACATCCCGGCGGCCAGACGCCGGCCGCGCGGCGAGCCGAACCAGTCCCCGGGCGGCAGGGCGCTGCCGGGCCAAAAGGGCACGGCCAGCAAGGCCGCCGCGCCGAGAAGCGGCCAGATACAGACGGCGAAAACCGGATCGAGATGGAGCAGGAGCTCCTGGAAGCCCTGGAAATACCACGGCGCCTTGGCCGGATTGGGGCTCAGCGCGGGATTTGCCTGGGCCAGAAGCGGCGCGTCCCAGACCATGGCGACAAGGAGCACGAAAGCAATCAGCGACAGGCCCACGGCCGCCTCCCGCGCAAGCAGATGCGGCACGGTCGGCAGGCGCGGACCGCCCTCCTCCCCGGAGCGGACAAGCCCCCCGGCCCGGCGGACCAGCCAGAAGTGCCAGAAGGAAAAGGCGATCAGCAGACCGGGCACGGCCGCCACGTGGAGCACGAAGAAATTGGCCAGGGTCGGTTGACCGATGTCCGTGCCGCCCCGGAACAGTTCCAGCAGCCACTGCCCGCCAAGGGGCACGTAGCTAAGCATGCTGGTGCAGATGGTCACGGCCCAGTAGGCGAGCTGGTCCCAGGGGAGCAGGTAGCCGGTGAAGTTCGCGGCCAGGACCAGGGCCAAAAGCGCAAGGCCGATGATCCAGTTGAGCCGCCGTCCCGGGCCGAACGCGCCGGTCGCCGCCACGCGGAAAAGGTGCAGCAGGGCCACGGCCACCAGCAGGTTGGCGCTGGCGTGGTGGATGTTGCGGACAAAGGGACCGAAGGGGACTTCCCGGGTGATGACCAGGATCGAACCGTAGGCCGCGTCGGTTTCGGGGCGGTAGGCCAGCAGCAGCAGAAGGCCCGTGACGAAAAGCAGCCCGGCAAGTGTCACGGCCATGCCGCCAAGGCCGAAACTCAGCCTGAAACGCAGCGTCGCGGCGGGCACGCTTGGCGGATGCAGGTGCAGGATCAGGTCCGTGACGGATTTCCGGGAAGACGCCATGCGGCAAAAAACCTCTTGGGCGACCGGACGGTAAAGGTGCACTGCGGACGCCAAGCCCGGCGACGCCGGACGTGGCCAGGGGAAATCGTGGACCCTGCGCGTTCCTCCGGCCTTGCCCTATTTTTTCACGGAAGGATAGATGACGTTCCAATCGTCCTTCATGTCCACGATGTTCCAGCCCCGGGCCGTGGCTTCCTTCAAGGCTTTTTCCGTGCCCTTGTCGTAGGCGTATTCGCGGGCGGCGTCGGTGTGGTGCACCAGCATGGCCAGCCGCGCCCCCTTTTGGCCCACGGTGGTCCATTCCAGCATCTGGATGTCGCCGTCGGAGTTGCCGAAGGCGGCGACGGGACGACGGCCGATATGTGCGTTGATGCCCACGGGCTTGCCTTCCCTGTCGTCGACAAAGGCGATCTTGGGCAGGCGCATGAGAACCGGGCCGTCCGGGGTCATCTCGTATTGCGTCTGGAAACTGCTGCCCACCACCTGTTCGGGCGGCACGCCGTAAACCCTTTCCGTCCAGGGCCGCATGAATTCGATGCCCCCGCCGGAGACGATGAAGGTCTTGAAACCGTTGGCGCGAAGATAGCCAAGCAGTTCCAGCATGGGCTGGTAGACCATCTCCGTGAAAAGCATCCCGGTCTGGGGATGGCGGGCGGTGGCGATCCAGTCTTGCACCTCCCGCGCGAAGTCCGCCGTGGACATGCCGGTCTGGGCGGCCAGGGCCAGGGCGACAAGCGCTTGGTCGCCGCCGGAAAAGGCGCCCTTGAGGTCCCCCTTGAGCACCGAGGCAAACGGTTCCCGGGTTTGCCACTCGGGATGCTGCGGGGCCATGGCCTTCACCCGGTCGAGAATAAAAAACACTTGGAAATAGAGCGGCTTTTCGGCCCAGAGCGTGCCGTCGTTGTCAAAGGTGGCGATGCGTTCGGGCACGGGCACGAAATCCGGCGAACCTTCGCGGGTCACCTTGTGCACGAAATCGAGGATGGCCGTCTTGTTCGGGCCGTCGTTCCACGAGGGCAGCGGATCGCCCGGCTGCGCCAGGGACAGTTGGGCACAGGCGAGAAGCAGGGCCAGGACAAGCGCCGTCAGTGCGGTTCTGTGCAGTTTCAGCATAAGGACTCCCCGGTCGAGGGTTGCAGCGTGACGCCCAGGCCGTCGCGGCGTCATGAAAAGCCCGCCCCCAGGGCGAAACGGTTTCCCGGGGGCAGGCTTTTTTTACACGGTTACGCTGGCAATGGTGCTGCAAGCGCGGCGCCTGGCCTAGTTGCCGGTCGGCATGGGCAGGCTGACGCCCTCTTTCTTGAGCGCTTCGCGAACGAACTGAAAGTTCTGATACCGCGAAAGCGTGATGGGGCCTGTGTACACTTCACTTTGCATCTTGCGGGGCGGGTACTTGACGTAGGTCTTCATGAGGTCGCCGACCGCCTGGTTGAAGGTCACGAGCGTCCAGGTGTGTTCGGTGTAGTTGTTCATGAAGATGTCGTAGCGTTCCTGGGGGTCCTGCCAGAGGTCGAAGACCTGGGGCACGGTGGCGACGTACTTGCTCGCGCCCTTCCAGCCGAGGTTGCTGTCCACGGCCAAGCCGCCGGTCTGGGCGCCGTCGTCGCCGCGCAGGTTGAACACGGCCTTGTAATGGCCCACGCGCGCCGCGCCGGGGGTGAGTTCTTCCTCGGTGAAGTAGAACCAGGTGGTGCGATCGGACTTGCCGGTGCCGAACAGCACGGGCGACATGTCGTGGCTGTCGAAGATGATGGGCTGGCCCTCACGGTCCTTTTCCGGGAGCGTGAGGCCGGCCAGATGGGCGAAGGTGGCCATGAGGTCCAGGCCGCCGAGGATGTCGTTGTTTCTGACGTGCTCCTTGATCTTGCCGGGCATCCAGGCAATGGCCGGCACGCGGTTGCCGCCTTCGCGCACCGTGCCCTTGGTGCCCCTAAAAGGCGTGTAGCCGGCGTCGGGGTACACGTCCTGCCAGGCGCCGTTATCCGTGGTGAAAAAGACCAGGGTGTTCTTGTCCAGGCCAAGCTCGCGCAGCTTGTCCATGAGGCGCCCGACGCGGGTGTCGAGTTCCACCATGGAGTCGGCGTACTTGCTCTTGGACAGGGACTTGTGCTCGAATTCCGGGGCCGGAAGATTCGGCTGGTGCACCTTCATGAAGTTGACGTTGATGAAAAAGGGCTTCTTGGACTTGGCCGCCTCTTCCAGGAATTCCAAGCCCGCCTTTTCCACGTACTTGTCGAGGAAAGGAATGCCCACCACACCCTTTTCCGGCGTATCGACATACTCGCCGTTGACCGCCCAGTCCTGGGTGACCTTTCCCCCGGCATCGCCCGACAGCGCGCCCTTGGTCACCTTCTGGAACATCTCGCGCAGCTTGGGGTCCATGTCCGGGAACCACTTGGGGTCGCCGTAGGTGTAGGCATTGAGGTGGTACAGCAGGGCGTACTTCATGTGGTCGTAGCCCTGGGCGTTGGGCAGGGCGTAATCGGCCTCGCCCAGGTGCCATTTGCCGGTGAAGTAGGTGTCGTAGCCGGCCTGCTTGAGGACCGAAGCCAGGGTCCATTCCGCCTTCGGCAGGCCGCCGCCCTGGCCCTGGAAGGCCACGGTGGTCATGCCGCTGCGGTTGGGGATGCGGCCGGTCTGCATGGCGGCGCGGCCGGGGGTGCAGCTCGGCTGGCCGTAGAACGAGAACATGGTCATGCCCTCGTCCGCCATCCGGTCAAAGTTGGGCGTGGGCATGCCGCGCCCCGCGCCGCCGCCGTACACGCCAAGGTCGCCGAAGCCCACGTCATCGGCAACGATAAGCAAAATGTTCGGTTTGTCCGCCGCCCGGGAAACTCCCGGAAAACACAACAGGGCCGCGAATACGCTCATTGCCAGCCGTCTCGTCCATCTCCGCATTACGTCATGCCTCCATTTTTCGTTAGCACGGCGCCCAGAGTATGCATGGGCGATGATCCAGCCTTTGTATCGCTTTTTGAAGAACTCCCGCGCTCCCATTGCCCGTTGCGCCCGGGAAGGCCTCCCGTGGAGCGCGGGGCCAAAGCCGCCCGCGGGAAATTCGAAAATGCGCGCATGTCGAGCCCGCCGGGCAGGTTATTGCCCGAAGACCGGATTCTTGATCAGCGATTCGATGACCGGCGTGTGGCCGATTTTGACGTTCCTTCCGACAAAAAGGCCCACCGGCACGTCCCACCGGTTCCCTTCGGTTGCCTGATGATCGTAGGTTATGGTGGGATTCATTCCAATTTGCCATGCCTTGGGCGGATTGAACACAAGAAAAAAAACAGAATGCCCTGATTGATGTCAGGCGTCCTATCCCCTTGGCTGCTCGATCCGATTTTCCAGAAGTAATTCGGGAAAACGCCCACGGTCAGCAGCTTGTTCTGATGGCCTGCCCAGGGCTTTCCCCTTCACGGCATTTTGGCCATCTCACGGCGGCGAGAGGTCCTGATTACTTTTTCCCGAGCGCCTCCCGGAGAACCTCGGCCTTCATCTGGGCTTCGGCGTACATGCCCTTGAGTCGGCGGTTTTCCTCCCCAAGCTCTTTCATCCGGGCCATGAGGGAGGCGTTCATGCCGCCGTATTTCGCCCGCCACTTGTAGAACGTGGCGCTGCTCATACCGTGTTCGAGGCAAAGTTCTGCTACGGCAATGCCATTTCCGGCCTGTTTCAGGATGCTTAGGATCTGGCTATCGGAGTAGAGAGACGTCTTCATGTAAAAATTTCCTCGTCCGGGGTTCCGAGAAAATACTACTTTTTAGAGCGAGCTTTTTTCGGGGGGGGTGCCCTCCCACCCGGATGGACATGCAACAACAAGATGGTCTCCACTTTTATTTTCGGGCCAGCCCTTTACATTTGCCGCGATGGGCGTATCTGTTTCGAGTTCAGTCTATTTTAATAAGCATGGATTTTTTGGATCTTGGGCGATCTGATGTACAGTTCCAATTGATACGAAAAGAAGTGCTAAAAAACAGGAGCGACCCATGTCCAAGAAACTCTATGTCGGTAATTTGTCTTTCAATTCCAGCGAAGACGACATCCGCACCCAGTTCTCCAACTTCGGCGAAGTCATCAGTGTCAATCTCATTACTGATCGTGAAACAGGCCGCCTGCGCGGTTTTGGTTTCGTAGAGATGGACGATGAAGGCGCCCGGGCGGCCATCGCCGGCATGGACGGCCAGGAGTTTGGCGGCCGCAATCTGAAAGTGAACGAAGCCGAGGACAAGCCCCGCTCCGGCGGCAGCAACCGTAGCGGCAGCCGCTGGTAGTCGCCGAAGACTCGGGTCGGACAACCTAACGACGAAGGGCCAGGACATGTTCCTGGCCCTTTTTGCGTGGCGGGGATGGGTGCTTGCGGCGCATGGCCGCCTGGTCGGAATCCTGGTGGCGGGAGGCCCGGGGCAAAACGTAGTTGAGCCCTTCCCTTTCGGGGTGAGGTGGTCCGGGTGGTCACGTCAGCCAACGCAGCTATCAAGGTGGCGGGCATAGAACACAACGCCAACACGTTCAATGTGGTCGCGTAACTGGACGTGGTTCAGTCGACTGAAAACTGAAAGGTCGATACTATAGGGCAGATCAAGCTCCTCAAGATCATCAAGAATTCGGTTCGTTTCTTTCTGGGAAATTTCATTTCCGTAAAGGGTCAAGTCGATATCCGAACCCGGCTTGTGCGTCCCCTTGGCACGTGAACCATAAAGCACCACCTTTTCAACCTCGGGGTGCCTTGCGAAAACCGAGTTGATTTTTTCTATTGTTTGCTCACTGAGCCCGAATTGCATCACTCGTTTCCAGATTGTTCGTAGAGACTGCTGAATTTTTTTGACATCTTCAGAAAAGCCGGATGATGTTCCCCCAGAATTCTCTTGACGATGTCTTGAGCTGTCCCCTGATTGTAGGTGTGCGAGGAGAGATTTCTGTCCCGGATCATCGTCATCCATGTTTCGCCATCTTCAATCAGTCCATTCTTGAACGCCTCGCGAACAGCCCCTCTCGAACCAACGATGTCCCTGACACCCTGGTACTCAAGGTAATCCTTCAAGACATTCCAGGCGAGTTCATGCGTGAATTCGAATGACTGGATCACTCCCTGCTCTTCCAGCATCGAGAGGGCTCGCTTTTGGGCCAGTTCTACGGCGTCGGAAAGTGTCTGGAGCGCCTTTACGTAGTTTTCAAACCGCTGTTTCCAGCGAATATCTTCCGGCATCCCTTATCTCCCTGATCTCACCGAGAATTCCGCGCCGGGGTTTGACATATCGGCACATTCCACGAATGGCCGGGCAGAATCGCTCTCTGAATATTCCTCGGCGACCGAGGCCACGCGAACTGAGATGGAGGGCATGGCGAACATTACACCTAGCCCCCGGATATCCTGTCGATCACCCGTTTACAAGGGCCTGTGATCGGAGCTTGTAAAAGCTTTCAAGGTGCCGCTTCTTGTAGCTGCTTGCGAGAGTCAATGCATCCTGCTACCCCTGCCGCCAAATGCCATGCAGGGTCAAGGCTTATGATTATCCTTCATGCCGCCCACTCCGATGTCGGGTTGCTCCTCTGGGGGGAAGCGCCTTTTGATGCCGCCGCCAGCCCCAGCCCTTTGAAGGGGAAAAAATCTCCTCCACGTCCGTCGCCCAGTGCCGTCCGCGCAGAATCACTTGATGCGCTGCTGAAAAAAAGATTTCCCTTGGCCAAGGCTGCAGCATTGCCAATTGATGCCGCAGTTTGGCTGCCCTCCCATGCGAAAGCCCCCCTTCCCTCAAGCCATCTTCTTGGAGATACGGAAGCACCCACATCGGCCACGACCTTGACCCCGTGGTTGGTCCCTGCGTTGCTTCTGGAGAGTGATGCGCTTTTGGCCATTCTTGCAGTCTGTTGGCGGAAAAGGACACTCGCCAGCGGCGTCGTCGTGGGTGACGATCTCGCCTACTGGGCGGAGATGCTTCGATTCGCGGGGGCGCTGGTGGCCAAACAGCAATTTCTTCCCGGCATTCGTACTGTCGGCGGCGAACTGCATGCCGTGTGGGAGCCTGCGCTCGACGCCGGGGATCAAGGGCGCTTGGTGACGTTCGCGGGGCGGATGCCGCCTTCGGCTCGCGCCCTGGCCGATCCCAGCCAAAAACAATCGCCATCGATACCGGCGCAGCAAGTCCTGCGGTCATTCCTCGTCGAAGCGGTTGATGCCCTGGTTCGATCAGCCATTGCGGCGGAAAGGAAATCCGACCGACGCTCACGGCAATCGCTTGCACCGGAAAGCGTCCATGATGCCTGGATGGCCGCATTACGTGCTCCAGAAGGGCTGATCGAGTGGGCAAGAAAGGATGTCTCCGCGCTCCACAAGGACATCATGCGCTGGAAGCGGCCTGTCACTGTGACGGCAGCTTCTCCGGTGCGCCTGTGTTTCAGGCTGGAAGAACCAAGCGAGGAGGCACCACCAGGGAAAGAGACCTGGAAGGTATCGTATTTTTTGCAACCGCATAGCGACCGCAGTTTACTGGTCCCCTTGGCTGAACTCTGGAAGACAAAAGCAGCAAAGCGTGAAGCACTTAAGCCCCTTGGCCCCAATCCCAAGGAATACGTGCTGCTGTCCCTGGGGCAAGCGTCCGTCCTCTCCGCGCCTATTGCCGCCAGTCTGAAAGGGCCGGCCCCAACCGGGTTTCCCTGCGACACCAAGGCTGCCCACGAGTTCCTGACATTGACAGCCCCCGCGCTCGAACAAGCCGGTTTCGGCGTCATGCTCCCGGCCTGGTGGACCCGCACAGGGACGAAACTGCGCCCTGTCGTCCGGGCGCATGTAGCGAGTCCGCAATTTACTACGTCAGGCGGCTTGTCCCTGGACGCCATTGCGGAATTTCAGTGGGAAGTCTCACTCGGGGAAACCCGCAAGAGTCTTAAGGAACTCACGGCCCTGGCCAAACTCAAGGCACCATTGGTCCAGGTTCGGGGGCAATGGGTCGAGGTCAATGCCGAAGCGATCGCCTCCGCCGTGGCCTATTGGAAGAAAAAGGCGAACGAAGCGGCTTCGGTGCGCGAGATCATCCACATGGCGCTTGGAGGCCAGGAAACGCATCATGGGTTTGCTTTTGGCGGCATCGAGGCGACCGGTTGGATCAAAGACCTCCTGGAACAGCTTGAAGGACGGACGAACTACCAGGAGTTTTCCCCTCCAGGGGCACTCGCCGCCAGGCTGCGCCCCTATCAACTTCGCGGATTCTCCTGGCTGTCTTTTTTACGGCACTGGGGTCTCGGAGCCTGCCTTGCCGACGACATGGGACTCGGCAAAACCATGCAGACCTTGGCGCTGCTCCTTTCGCTGCGGGAGGGCGGCGAGAAGAAACCCAGTCTGCTGATCTGCCCGACTTCCGTGGTCAACAACTGGGTCCAGGAAGCGGCCCAATTCGCTCCCGGGTTGCCGGTCATGGTGCATCATGGACTGGGCCGGAAAAAAGATGCAACTTTTCAAAAAACAGCATCCGGGCATGCCTTGGTCATTACGAGCTATGGGCTTTTGCAGCGTGACGTATCCTTTTTTCAAAAAATCACCTGGGCCGGAGTGATTCTGGACGAGGCGCAAAACATCAAGAATCCTGAGACGAAACAAGCCAAGGCGGCCCGGGGTATCCCGGCGGATTTTCGAATCGCCCTGACCGGTACGCCTGTCGAGAACAATGTCGGCGATCTGTGGTCGATCATGGAGTTTCTCAACCCGGGATTTCTGGGAACTCAGGCGGAGTTTCGCCGACGATTTTTCGTTCCTATCCAGACCGGTCGCGATCCCGAGGCCCCGGAAAAGCTCAAGCGTTTGACCGGCCCCTTCATCCTGCGTCGCGTCAAGACAGACAAGACCGTCATCGCCGACCTGCCCGACAAGGTGGAACGCAAGGAACGCTGCCATCTGACGAAGGAACAGGCCTCTCTGTACGCCGCCGTACTCAAGGATTTGGAAAAGACCCTGGCCGAAGCCGAAGGCATAAAGCGCAAGGGGATCATCCTGGCCACTCTGTCCAAGCTCAAGCAGGTGTGCAACCACCCGGCCCAATTCCTCGGCGACAATTCGGCCATCGCCGATCGGTCCGGCAAACTCTCCCGCCTGACGGAAATGCTCGAGGAAGTGGTCGAAGCCGGCGACAGGGCACTGGTCTTTACCCAGTTCAAAGAGATGGGGGACCTCCTCAAAACCCACCTCCAGGAAACGTTTGGCCAGGAACTCCTCTTCCTGCACGGCGGCGTGACGAAAAACCTTCGAGACAAGATGGTCGAGCGTTTCCAGTCGTCCGCCGGGGCACCGCCGATATTTATCCTGTCGCTAAAGGCTGGCGGGACGGGGCTCAACCTGACCAATGCCAACCACGTCTTCCACTATGACCGCTGGTGGAATCCGGCAGTGGAAAATCAGGCCACGGACCGGGCCTTTCGCATCGGACAACACAAAAACGTCCTGGTACACAAATTCCTGTGCGTCGGAACCTTGGAAGACAAAATAGACGCCATGATCGAACAGAAGCAGAGTTTGGCCAATGCCGTGGTGGGCACTGGCGAAGCATGGCTTACGGAGCTGTCCAACGCCGAGCTCAAAGACCTCTTTGCGCTTCGCAAGGAAGCGCTTGGAGCATAGTATGTCTCCGTATTACGGATATTTCCCCCCATCCAAGCCCAAGACGGCAAAGGGCGGCATCAAGGCGCAAAGCAAACGTGGTCCTTTCGGCGAAAGCTGGTGGGCCAAGCGGTGGATCGAGGTTCTCTCCGGATTCAACCTTGGGGCCAGACTGGCCCGGGGGCGCAGTTATGCTCGGAGCGGGCAGGTCCTCGCCGTGGAAATCGGCGTTGGTGCCATTTCCGCCATGGTGCAGGGCTCTCGATCGAAGCCCTATGTCGTTACCATACGCGTCAAAACACTGTCTCCAGCGGAATGGTCCAAGGTCGCCACCGTTCTTTCTCACGAGACAGGCCATGTCGCTGCCCTGCTCGCGGGGCAAATGCCGCAGGCCCTGGAGGACGTTTTCAAAAAGGCCAAGGTGTCGCTTTTCCCCTCCCGTTACGAAGACTTGATAACGGAGTGCTCCTGCCCGGACTGGTCAAATCCCTGCAAACATATCGCCGCCGTGTATTTTCTCGTGGCCGAAGAATTCGACCGAGATCCGTTTTTGCTTTTTAAGCTCAGGGGGATGACGCGGGCGGGTCTGATTGAGATGCTACAGGATGTACAGGTGGAAGATGATGCGCCTCAGGCCGAGGCGCATGCGCAAAAGTCAGGCAGCGCGAGTAGTGCACGTGAACCGCTGCCCGTCGATTGCGGCGCGTTCTGGGGCCAAGAAGCACACGAGGACGTGACGCTGGGGGAAATATCCGTGCCGGCGGTTAAAGCGTCGTTAGTCTGCCGCCTGGGTGCATTTCCATTTTGGCGGGGTCAGGAGGAATTTTTGCCGGCACTTGAGACGTTGTATGAGGCGGCATCAAAAAGGGGGCTGGCGGCAATCCTTGAGGAGTAAGGGAGAGCTGACCCCCTAGAAAATCGAAAATGGTCCCCCGATTGCTTGAATCAAATTCAAGCGGCCTTTTCCGGATGCTCATGCTGGCCCGCGTCTGCGCCCCCTTGTGCCGCTCCTACAGGGGGGCCAACAAAACCCGTTGGCGCAGTGTTGGCTGGGGAAAAAAAGAAGGGGTTATCCCCTTGGGGGTGTTTTTCGTTGTTGCAGCGCGGTAACGGCGACCGGCCTAAGTGAGGTCGCCCGGGAAGCCGATCTTGCGGATGTTTTTCAGGATCAGCCTTTCCAGGCCCGCGCGGGAGCGATCATCGACGAACCAGCGGCGGCACCGGTAGGCCATGCCGATAAACGGGCTAAACTTGATCCAGGTGATACCCCGCAGGGCGAGAACAAGATGCCAATGGCGCGCTGCGTGGCCGGGACAGGCATCAACAGGGACGGAACGGGCAAGGCCCCGGGGATGGGCCTGATCGGGATCGGGCCGTCGGCCCCCCCCCCGGGGCCGGGACAAGGCCCCGTCTTAGCGCGTCACCCCGTAAAACGGGAACGGTCCGGGAAAGCTGTGGCCGCAGCCCGGGATCAGACCGAAATGGGTGACGAGGCCGGCCGGATCGCGGTCAGGGCAAGCCAGGTAATGCAGGGCCAGGCCGCCGGGTTCCAGCATGAACCGGGACGGCGCGTCCGGGGTCAGGTCCAGGGCCAGTTGCAGGCTTGTGGAGGGGGCGATGCAGGCCAGGGTTCCACCGAACGCGCGCACGACAGGTCGGTGCATGTGGCCGCAGCACAGGCGCGCCACATTGGGGAAGCGGCCGAGCAGGTCTTGCAAGGGCGCGGCCCGGGTGAAGCCGTCGGCATCCATGTTGCCGATGCCCACCGTGAAGGGCGGATGGTGCATGAAAAGCAGTGTCGGCCTGCCTTCGGCCAGAACCTGCTCCAGCCAGTCCAGGTCCTGGGGGGTCAAGCCGCCGCCGTGCTGCCCGGGCCTGGTGGAGTCCAGCCCGACCAAGCGCAGGGGCAGGGTATCGTCCACATAGCGCACCGGCGCGTCGGGATGCGCGGCCTGAAGGGAGCTCTGCGGGGCAAAGGCGGCGCGCAAGCGGGCCCGGTTGTCGTGGTTGCCGGGGATCGGCAGGAATCGGGCCTTCAAGCGGCCCAGCAGGGAGGCGGCCTGGGCGTACTCGCCGTCCAGGCCATGGTCCGCGATGTCGCCCGAGACAAGCACGACATCCGGGGCCGGGACAAGGGCGTTGAGATAGGCCACGGCATTGGCCAGGGCCTGGGTGGACGGGGCCTGGCCATAGGCCAGGCCGTTCTCCGCCACGTGCAGGTCGGAGAGCTGGGCGATCAGCATGCGGACGCTCCGGGAAGGAGGGAGAGCGCTCGGGGCGGCACGGTAAAGGAAATGGTTTCCCCCGGGGTAAACTCCCGGCCAGCCGAGGCGTCCAGGGTGCAGACGGATCCGTCCTGGAGCGTGACCTTCAGCCGATTCCTATCGCCCAGAAAGCTGGCGGACAGGATTTCCGCCCGGATCTGGCCGTCGCCGTTGGCCATGATTTCCGCTGCCTCGGGCCGGAAAAGCAGGGTGAGGGAGGCCGCCGTTGCCCGGTTGGCCCCCTCAAGCGAGCGGCGCGGGAGGCAATGCCCGCCAGGCAAAAGGATGCCGTCCTCGTGCACGGCGCACCGCAGCCTGTTCACGGTGCCGATGAAATCCGCCACAAAGGGGTCCGCCGGGTGGCAATAGATGTCCCGGGGCGAGCCCTGTTGGGCCACCGCGCCATTGTTCATGACCACCACCACGTCGCCCAGGGCCATGGCCTCGCCCTGGTCATGGGTCACGTACACGGCCGTGATGCCCAGGCGCGTGAGCAGGGTGTGGATTTCCTCGCGCAGGCTGTGGCGGAGCTTGGCGTCCAGGGCGGTGAGGGGTTCGTCCAGCAGCAGGACGCGGGGCCGCACCGCAATGGCCCGGGCCAGGGCCACCCGCTGGCGCTGGCCGCCGGAAAGCTGTTCGATGCGCCGGTCCGCCAGATGGCCGATCCGCATCATGGCGAGCATTTCCCTGACCCGCTCGGCCCGCTTGGGCGCGGCATCCCCACGGACGCGCAGGCCGTATTCGATATTGCGAGACACGCTCAGGTTGGGAAACAGGGCGTAGTTCTGGAAGACCATGCCCACGTTGCGCGCCTCGATGGGCACCCCGGTGACATCGGTATCCCCGAAAAGGACCTTGCCGCCGCTGTCCGGCGTTTCCAGTCCCGCGATGAGGCGCAGGGCGGTTGTCTTGCCACAGCCGGAGGGCCCCAATAGCACCACGGTCTGCCCGGCTTCGATGGTCAGGTCCAAGGGTTTGAGCCCTGTCGTGCCGTCCGGAAAGGTTTTGGCGCAGGAGCGCAGGCGCACGGGGACGCCACGCGCTTCGGGCATGGGGGAAGAGAGGGGCATGGCCTGTGCCTCCTTGCCGTCCTGGGCGGGCTCTTTGGCCGCCACGGTGGCGATGGTTCGCGATCCCAGCCATTGCATGGCGGTGAGAAGCGGGATGATGAGGGCAAAAAAGTAAATGGTGTAGGCGGAGCCGATTTCCAGCCGCATGGAGGCATAGCTGTTGGCGAGTCCCACCGGCAGGGTTTTGGTCAGGGGCGTGTGCAGCATCCAGGTGAGGTTGAATTCCCCCACCGACAGGGTGAAGACCATCAGCGCGCCGGA
It encodes:
- a CDS encoding cytochrome b N-terminal domain-containing protein, translated to MASSRKSVTDLILHLHPPSVPAATLRFRLSFGLGGMAVTLAGLLFVTGLLLLLAYRPETDAAYGSILVITREVPFGPFVRNIHHASANLLVAVALLHLFRVAATGAFGPGRRLNWIIGLALLALVLAANFTGYLLPWDQLAYWAVTICTSMLSYVPLGGQWLLELFRGGTDIGQPTLANFFVLHVAAVPGLLIAFSFWHFWLVRRAGGLVRSGEEGGPRLPTVPHLLAREAAVGLSLIAFVLLVAMVWDAPLLAQANPALSPNPAKAPWYFQGFQELLLHLDPVFAVCIWPLLGAAALLAVPFWPGSALPPGDWFGSPRGRRLAAGMFAAGLLLTTGVILLDNFLPVAAGPSGSAWITRGLLPTFLVLAVFAGAYRLLVKTWGAPRAEAVMACLCLALAGLVVCTVVGVWFRGPEMRLVWPLAQGGASTP
- a CDS encoding HAD family hydrolase is translated as MLKLHRTALTALVLALLLACAQLSLAQPGDPLPSWNDGPNKTAILDFVHKVTREGSPDFVPVPERIATFDNDGTLWAEKPLYFQVFFILDRVKAMAPQHPEWQTREPFASVLKGDLKGAFSGGDQALVALALAAQTGMSTADFAREVQDWIATARHPQTGMLFTEMVYQPMLELLGYLRANGFKTFIVSGGGIEFMRPWTERVYGVPPEQVVGSSFQTQYEMTPDGPVLMRLPKIAFVDDREGKPVGINAHIGRRPVAAFGNSDGDIQMLEWTTVGQKGARLAMLVHHTDAAREYAYDKGTEKALKEATARGWNIVDMKDDWNVIYPSVKK
- a CDS encoding arylsulfatase; amino-acid sequence: MSVFAALLCFPGVSRAADKPNILLIVADDVGFGDLGVYGGGAGRGMPTPNFDRMADEGMTMFSFYGQPSCTPGRAAMQTGRIPNRSGMTTVAFQGQGGGLPKAEWTLASVLKQAGYDTYFTGKWHLGEADYALPNAQGYDHMKYALLYHLNAYTYGDPKWFPDMDPKLREMFQKVTKGALSGDAGGKVTQDWAVNGEYVDTPEKGVVGIPFLDKYVEKAGLEFLEEAAKSKKPFFINVNFMKVHQPNLPAPEFEHKSLSKSKYADSMVELDTRVGRLMDKLRELGLDKNTLVFFTTDNGAWQDVYPDAGYTPFRGTKGTVREGGNRVPAIAWMPGKIKEHVRNNDILGGLDLMATFAHLAGLTLPEKDREGQPIIFDSHDMSPVLFGTGKSDRTTWFYFTEEELTPGAARVGHYKAVFNLRGDDGAQTGGLAVDSNLGWKGASKYVATVPQVFDLWQDPQERYDIFMNNYTEHTWTLVTFNQAVGDLMKTYVKYPPRKMQSEVYTGPITLSRYQNFQFVREALKKEGVSLPMPTGN
- a CDS encoding RNA recognition motif domain-containing protein, with protein sequence MSKKLYVGNLSFNSSEDDIRTQFSNFGEVISVNLITDRETGRLRGFGFVEMDDEGARAAIAGMDGQEFGGRNLKVNEAEDKPRSGGSNRSGSRW
- a CDS encoding nucleotidyltransferase domain-containing protein is translated as MQFGLSEQTIEKINSVFARHPEVEKVVLYGSRAKGTHKPGSDIDLTLYGNEISQKETNRILDDLEELDLPYSIDLSVFSRLNHVQLRDHIERVGVVFYARHLDSCVG
- a CDS encoding nucleotidyltransferase substrate binding protein — protein: MPEDIRWKQRFENYVKALQTLSDAVELAQKRALSMLEEQGVIQSFEFTHELAWNVLKDYLEYQGVRDIVGSRGAVREAFKNGLIEDGETWMTMIRDRNLSSHTYNQGTAQDIVKRILGEHHPAFLKMSKKFSSLYEQSGNE